From the genome of Terriglobales bacterium, one region includes:
- a CDS encoding BON domain-containing protein gives MSKRLLTLTVALLMLAFAVACSQQRANAPSHKDAVENALKSGGYDNVNVDEDRDKRVITLKGDVRSEEDKARAAQLAQNAANGMVVANELGVRPEGDAGDQAKTIDKNTDDAIESHMKAAIAAHNWDNQHISYDAKNGVLTLTGDVDTSAQREQVQKVAKDIPGVQQVVNELEVKGNAKNSAARRKAAGR, from the coding sequence ATGTCCAAACGATTGCTTACACTCACTGTCGCATTGCTGATGCTCGCGTTTGCTGTTGCCTGCTCACAGCAGCGCGCCAACGCGCCCAGCCACAAAGATGCCGTCGAGAACGCACTCAAGTCCGGCGGATACGACAACGTTAACGTCGACGAAGATCGCGACAAGCGCGTCATTACCCTGAAGGGCGATGTTCGCTCCGAAGAAGACAAGGCCCGTGCTGCACAGCTCGCGCAGAACGCAGCCAACGGCATGGTCGTCGCCAATGAACTCGGCGTTCGCCCTGAAGGCGATGCCGGCGATCAGGCCAAGACCATCGACAAGAATACCGACGATGCGATTGAAAGCCACATGAAGGCCGCCATCGCAGCCCACAACTGGGACAACCAGCACATCAGCTACGACGCGAAGAATGGCGTCCTCACCCTTACCGGCGATGTTGACACCTCTGCCCAGCGCGAACAGGTCCAGAAAGTCGCGAAGGATATCCCTGGTGTTCAGCAGGTCGTGAATGAACTGGAAGTAAAGGGTAACGCCAAGAATTCTGCGGCTCGTCGCAAGGCTGCCGGCCGTTAA